The nucleotide window AAAGGATATATCCCCGGTTTATCGGCTACCCATTTCACCGTCTTCGTCTCGCCAGGTTCGATTTGCATATCCACGTTGGAGAAGTTGATTCCGAATCCGTGAGTGATATCTACGTCCTGCTCCAGGTTGGTCACATGGAAATAAACTTCATCGCCTTGCTGAAATTCAAGCAGATCGGGGGTGAAATGGCTTCTTATTGCCAGCATGTAAACGTCCACCCTATTTCCGTTCCTTTCCACACGAGCCTGGTCTGCGCTCTTTATTGCGTGGGGGTGATTGTTCTCCTCGAGCGGATATACCAGCACCGGCTTTATGAGTGTTGCATCAATTATTTGACCATAGTGAGGCTCTACCTGCGTAGGGAAATCGAGTAGTAATTCCATCTTCTTGCCGGATATGTCGATAAGCTGTGCGCTCTCGGGGTGAGATGGTCCTACGGGAAGGTATCTGCCTTTGGCTATCTTGTTCATAGCCAGAACAAACTTACCCCTGGGTTTAACAGTATCGCCGTGGACGGCGGCAAGGTGCCCGATATTGTAGTAAACCGGTATCTTATCCACTACTTCCCAGGTGCCGAGCTTCCACTTAGCAACCGCAGAGTCCAGGAATAAAGAGGTATAGGCATATCCCTGGTCGTCGAACTGGGTATGTAGAGGCCCCAAGCCTACTGGGACCTCGGCCTCTCTAACCGATTCGTATTTAAGAATGGGTATCCCCATAATCTCTCCGCCAAAGTCGCCTTTGTTTATAGCTTCCTGCATTTTTTCAAAGCTGTGTACGCAGGCAACCGCGGCCAGCTTACCGCCGCCCACTATCCATTTTCCATCAGGGGAGACGTCGGCGCCGTGCGGGCTTTTAGGTGTGGGCAGGAGGTAGACAATGCCTTTTACCTCTCTTGGGTCTATGACCTTAACGCCGTTTATCTCCTTGAATTTTCCCTCTTTAATAGCTTCTTCGGCGGCCTTCCAGTTTACCGCAGCTATGAAGTCCTTGTCTTTTTGGGAGGCGTCAACTTCTAGGTCTTTATATGCCATTTCGGTGTTATAGGAACTGAAAAACGCCCAACCGTAGCTCACCTGCTTTCCGGCATCAGCAAGGTCGAAATGAAATGGCGGCATGAGTATTTGAAAG belongs to Thermodesulfobacteriota bacterium and includes:
- the nosZ gene encoding Sec-dependent nitrous-oxide reductase, giving the protein MRVKNMMKLLSLFLLVILAGLIFACRQGGGGQSPAEKVYVPPGKLDSYYAFLSGGHSGQVGVFGLPSGRLIRIIPVFAPDVAVGWGIDEESKEIMGGYIWGDAHHPALSETDGDYDGRWLFINDTANGRIARINLSKFVTEEIITLPNVGGNHASPFVTPNTEYVVGATRFSIPIPNRDVPIESYKDTFDGLIAFVSVDKETGKMENAFQILMPPFHFDLADAGKQVSYGWAFFSSYNTEMAYKDLEVDASQKDKDFIAAVNWKAAEEAIKEGKFKEINGVKVIDPREVKGIVYLLPTPKSPHGADVSPDGKWIVGGGKLAAVACVHSFEKMQEAINKGDFGGEIMGIPILKYESVREAEVPVGLGPLHTQFDDQGYAYTSLFLDSAVAKWKLGTWEVVDKIPVYYNIGHLAAVHGDTVKPRGKFVLAMNKIAKGRYLPVGPSHPESAQLIDISGKKMELLLDFPTQVEPHYGQIIDATLIKPVLVYPLEENNHPHAIKSADQARVERNGNRVDVYMLAIRSHFTPDLLEFQQGDEVYFHVTNLEQDVDITHGFGINFSNVDMQIEPGETKTVKWVADKPGIYPFYCTNFCSALHQEMQGYIRVTAK